A window of the Pleomorphomonas sp. T1.2MG-36 genome harbors these coding sequences:
- a CDS encoding acetyl-CoA carboxylase carboxyltransferase subunit alpha: MRSYLDFEKPIADLEGKVQELKALADGGAALPIDDDIAKLETSAAQALADIYARLTPWQKAQVARHPDRPHAAHYIERLISDWTPLAGDRNFGEDAAILAGLGSFRGRPVAVIGQEKGHDTQTRIRHNFGMARPEGYRKAIRIMELADRFNLPVISLVDTAGAYPGIGAEERGQAEAIARSTQACLRLGVPIVSVVIGEGGSGGAIAIATANRVFMLEHSIYSVISPEGAASILWKDSAKAQDAAMNMRITAQDLVRYGIIDGIIDEPVGGAHRAPNQVIEAVGGVVEAAFATFDGKSRDDIRADRRRKFLAIGRDLKV, translated from the coding sequence ATGAGAAGCTATCTCGACTTTGAGAAACCCATCGCCGACCTTGAGGGCAAGGTTCAGGAGCTGAAAGCCCTGGCCGACGGCGGAGCCGCCCTTCCCATCGACGACGACATCGCCAAACTCGAGACGAGCGCCGCCCAGGCGCTGGCCGACATCTACGCTCGCCTCACGCCTTGGCAGAAGGCGCAAGTCGCACGCCATCCCGACCGGCCGCATGCCGCCCACTACATCGAACGGTTGATCTCCGACTGGACGCCGCTCGCCGGCGACCGCAACTTTGGCGAAGACGCAGCGATCCTGGCCGGCCTCGGCAGTTTCCGTGGCCGTCCGGTGGCCGTCATCGGTCAGGAGAAGGGCCACGACACCCAGACGCGCATCCGCCATAATTTCGGCATGGCGCGTCCGGAGGGCTACCGCAAGGCCATCCGCATCATGGAACTGGCCGACCGCTTCAATCTGCCGGTGATCTCGCTTGTCGACACCGCTGGCGCCTATCCCGGCATCGGCGCCGAGGAACGCGGCCAGGCCGAAGCCATCGCCCGTTCGACGCAGGCCTGCCTCCGCTTGGGCGTGCCGATCGTCTCGGTGGTCATCGGCGAAGGCGGCTCCGGCGGCGCCATTGCCATCGCCACCGCCAACCGCGTCTTCATGCTCGAGCACTCCATCTACTCGGTGATCTCGCCCGAGGGCGCGGCCTCCATTTTGTGGAAGGATTCGGCCAAGGCCCAGGACGCGGCGATGAACATGCGCATCACCGCCCAGGATCTCGTTCGCTACGGCATCATCGACGGCATCATCGACGAGCCCGTCGGTGGCGCCCATCGTGCGCCGAACCAGGTGATCGAGGCCGTCGGCGGCGTTGTCGAGGCGGCATTTGCCACCTTCGACGGCAAGAGTCGCGACGACATCCGCGCCGATCGGCGCCGCAAGTTCCTGGCGATCGGCCGCGACCTCAAGGTCTGA
- a CDS encoding L,D-transpeptidase family protein: protein MTSFRPNQPSPGISIAGRLARLAVALGLAALLAACQADEIGYGYGPKDQRPVSAKTLELMKKLNMKLSSPVLMRIFKEENKFEVWKMNASGRYDLLKSYDICRWSGDLGPKVREGDRQAPEGFYAISPGLMNPKSDWYLAFNTGFPNAYDRANGRTGSALMVHGSCSSRGCYAMTDQQIQEIYALAREAFRGGQKAFQLQAFPFRLNGKNMAKHWNDPNMAFWKMLKEGYDTFEMTRMEPKVDVCGRKYVFNANPAQPLDTVAACPADLGQPKELVASLQTRAKSDYAEAEVLFAKLEEDRKAEEDKRVQVALAAEKRKADAEKAQADAEAARIEAERNPGALARLLGAEPNPDAGITVGPVIVPPTGAPVPIADPRGPRIHAVAMTEPVEQERAGAISRLFSFVTGGDKTEAAPVAPPTAPVATAPGALAAPASPAPPGPVVSAPTVAAPIPPLPGRPSPSGASQPGAIAPSAAPQPVCAMPGVAVPPGTPPCPAVAAAPTEADKSILDRIGNWF from the coding sequence ATGACCTCGTTCCGCCCGAACCAGCCCTCTCCAGGCATTTCCATCGCCGGCCGCCTTGCGCGACTTGCGGTCGCCCTCGGTCTCGCCGCGCTTCTGGCCGCCTGCCAGGCCGACGAGATCGGCTACGGCTATGGCCCCAAGGACCAGCGCCCGGTGTCGGCGAAGACGCTTGAGCTCATGAAGAAGCTCAACATGAAACTCTCCTCCCCGGTGCTGATGCGCATCTTCAAGGAGGAGAACAAGTTCGAAGTCTGGAAAATGAATGCGAGCGGGCGCTACGACCTGCTCAAGAGCTACGACATCTGCCGCTGGTCGGGCGATCTCGGGCCAAAGGTCAGGGAAGGCGACAGGCAGGCGCCGGAAGGCTTCTACGCCATTTCGCCCGGCTTGATGAATCCCAAGTCGGACTGGTATCTCGCCTTCAACACCGGCTTCCCCAATGCCTATGACCGGGCCAACGGCCGCACCGGTTCGGCGCTGATGGTGCACGGCTCCTGCTCGTCGCGCGGCTGCTACGCCATGACCGACCAGCAGATCCAGGAAATCTACGCCCTGGCGCGCGAAGCCTTCCGCGGCGGCCAGAAGGCGTTCCAGCTGCAAGCCTTCCCTTTCCGCCTCAACGGCAAGAACATGGCCAAGCACTGGAACGACCCCAACATGGCCTTCTGGAAGATGCTGAAGGAGGGCTACGACACCTTCGAGATGACCCGTATGGAGCCGAAGGTGGACGTCTGCGGTCGCAAGTACGTGTTCAACGCCAATCCGGCCCAGCCGCTCGACACGGTCGCCGCCTGTCCCGCCGACCTGGGACAGCCCAAGGAACTCGTTGCCTCGCTTCAGACGAGGGCCAAGTCGGACTATGCCGAGGCCGAGGTGCTGTTCGCCAAGCTCGAGGAAGACCGCAAGGCTGAGGAAGACAAGCGCGTTCAGGTGGCGCTTGCCGCCGAGAAACGCAAGGCCGATGCCGAAAAGGCGCAGGCCGACGCCGAAGCCGCCCGCATCGAAGCCGAGCGTAATCCGGGTGCTCTCGCCCGCCTGCTCGGCGCCGAACCCAACCCGGACGCGGGCATCACGGTGGGACCGGTGATCGTGCCGCCGACCGGCGCGCCGGTGCCGATCGCCGATCCGCGCGGTCCTCGGATTCACGCCGTGGCCATGACCGAGCCCGTCGAACAGGAACGGGCCGGCGCCATTTCCCGCCTGTTCTCCTTCGTGACCGGCGGGGACAAGACCGAAGCGGCTCCCGTCGCCCCGCCGACCGCCCCCGTGGCCACGGCGCCCGGCGCCCTGGCAGCACCTGCCTCGCCGGCGCCGCCCGGTCCGGTCGTATCCGCGCCCACGGTCGCCGCACCCATTCCCCCACTGCCCGGTCGACCGTCTCCGTCCGGAGCGAGCCAGCCCGGCGCGATCGCGCCTTCGGCTGCGCCGCAGCCTGTCTGCGCCATGCCCGGCGTCGCGGTTCCCCCCGGCACTCCGCCGTGCCCGGCCGTGGCCGCCGCACCGACGGAAGCGGACAAGAGCATTCTCGACCGCATCGGCAACTGGTTCTGA
- a CDS encoding GNAT family N-acetyltransferase has translation MSTLSIDVQRAAVEDAAEIAAVHDAAWRYAYRGILDGVELERMIERRGPHWWAKAIARNVAVLVVKVEGRVAGYATLGPSRMRALPFRGEIYELYLHPDMHGVGLGRRLFEEARAALADMHLDGLVIRVLAANAVGVGFYERLGGQEVVGSSEEIAGRLVPVVVYAWPPVGRG, from the coding sequence ATGAGCACCCTTTCGATCGACGTCCAGCGCGCCGCCGTGGAGGATGCCGCGGAAATCGCGGCCGTCCATGATGCCGCATGGCGCTACGCCTACCGGGGCATTCTCGACGGCGTCGAACTCGAGCGGATGATCGAACGGCGCGGTCCCCACTGGTGGGCCAAGGCTATCGCTCGCAATGTCGCCGTGCTGGTGGTCAAGGTCGAGGGGCGAGTGGCCGGCTATGCGACGCTGGGACCGAGCCGCATGCGCGCCCTTCCCTTCCGGGGCGAAATCTACGAGCTCTATCTTCACCCCGACATGCACGGCGTCGGCCTGGGACGGCGGCTGTTCGAGGAGGCACGGGCGGCCCTTGCCGACATGCACCTCGACGGTCTCGTCATTCGCGTCCTCGCCGCCAATGCCGTTGGGGTCGGCTTCTACGAGCGACTTGGAGGTCAGGAGGTGGTCGGCTCGAGCGAAGAGATCGCCGGCCGTCTGGTACCGGTCGTCGTCTATGCCTGGCCGCCGGTCGGAAGAGGCTGA
- the ppa gene encoding inorganic diphosphatase, translating to MRIDAVPIGNNPPEDINVIIEVPLGGEPIKYEMDKAAGAMYVDRFLYTAMHYPGNYGFVPHTLSDDGDPIDVMVVNTRAIVPGAIMNCRPIGVLKMQDESGHDEKIIAVPSNKLTTRYSKIKTIDDLPEITVHQIEHFFEHYKDLEPGKWVKVIGWGGVSEAAELILAAIAKGKTDAEK from the coding sequence ATGCGCATCGACGCCGTTCCTATCGGCAACAATCCGCCCGAGGACATCAACGTCATTATCGAAGTGCCTCTCGGCGGTGAGCCGATCAAGTACGAGATGGACAAGGCAGCCGGCGCCATGTACGTCGACCGCTTCCTCTACACGGCGATGCACTATCCCGGAAATTACGGCTTCGTTCCGCACACCCTGTCGGACGACGGCGACCCGATCGATGTGATGGTGGTGAACACCCGCGCCATCGTGCCGGGCGCCATCATGAACTGCCGCCCGATCGGCGTTCTCAAGATGCAGGACGAGAGCGGCCACGACGAGAAGATCATCGCCGTTCCCTCCAACAAGCTGACCACCCGCTACTCCAAGATCAAGACGATCGACGACCTGCCCGAGATCACGGTTCACCAGATCGAGCACTTCTTCGAGCACTACAAGGATCTGGAACCCGGCAAATGGGTGAAGGTGATCGGCTGGGGCGGCGTCAGTGAAGCGGCGGAGCTGATCCTCGCCGCGATTGCCAAAGGTAAGACCGACGCTGAGAAGTAG
- the msrB gene encoding peptide-methionine (R)-S-oxide reductase MsrB — MTVETFPVTRTDEEWRSLLTPEQYRIMRGHGTEAPGSCALLYEKRRGVFHCAGCDTPLFAAHDKFESGTGWPSFNEPEPGGVETSVDRSHFMVRTEVHCAHCGSHLGHVFDDGPPPSGLRYCINGVALVFRPQE; from the coding sequence ATGACCGTCGAAACTTTTCCTGTCACCCGCACCGACGAGGAGTGGCGGAGCCTGCTCACTCCGGAGCAGTACCGCATCATGCGTGGCCACGGCACCGAGGCGCCGGGCAGTTGCGCGCTGCTTTACGAGAAGCGGCGTGGCGTGTTCCATTGCGCCGGTTGCGATACGCCGCTGTTTGCAGCGCACGACAAATTCGAGAGCGGCACCGGCTGGCCGAGCTTCAACGAGCCGGAGCCGGGCGGCGTCGAGACGTCGGTCGATCGCAGCCATTTCATGGTGCGGACCGAGGTGCATTGCGCTCACTGCGGCTCGCACCTCGGCCATGTGTTCGACGATGGGCCGCCGCCGTCCGGTCTGCGTTACTGCATCAACGGCGTCGCGCTGGTCTTCCGTCCGCAGGAGTGA
- a CDS encoding DUF3329 domain-containing protein has translation MKRVSDLNHPFYRPLWRRVLLVAVTGAWACYENFVIKDPMWMVLTAGVFVYAAWVFLIKWVDPVDKPLEISDGRASGAADEDADKR, from the coding sequence ATGAAGCGCGTTTCCGACCTAAATCACCCCTTCTATAGGCCGCTTTGGCGCCGCGTTTTGCTCGTGGCGGTGACGGGGGCGTGGGCCTGCTACGAGAATTTCGTGATCAAGGATCCCATGTGGATGGTCCTGACCGCCGGCGTCTTCGTCTATGCTGCCTGGGTGTTCCTGATCAAATGGGTCGATCCGGTAGACAAGCCGCTGGAAATCTCCGACGGGCGCGCGTCCGGCGCCGCCGATGAGGATGCCGACAAGCGCTGA
- a CDS encoding cytochrome b, with protein sequence MTKDQSTLFDHPEGYGAVSRALHWLMAALFAWQFLSAVLHAVDRDLPVTRFFWSWHMSIGFLLLVTVVIRGAWALVNLGKRPPHATGFLGLASRLGHLALYLLMLAVPMLAVLRAYGSGRGLSVFGIEVLAGGGERIPELMAPANAAHGLLGWALLALTLGHIAMALAHAYLWREPTLTRMLRGRPATVGVAE encoded by the coding sequence TTGACCAAGGATCAATCGACGCTCTTCGACCACCCCGAGGGCTATGGCGCGGTCAGCCGAGCTCTTCACTGGCTGATGGCGGCGCTGTTTGCCTGGCAGTTCCTCTCGGCCGTTCTGCATGCCGTCGACCGCGACCTGCCGGTGACCCGCTTCTTCTGGTCCTGGCATATGTCGATCGGCTTCCTGCTGCTGGTCACCGTCGTCATCCGCGGCGCCTGGGCGCTCGTCAACCTCGGCAAACGGCCGCCCCATGCCACCGGCTTTCTTGGCCTCGCCTCGCGCCTGGGGCACCTCGCCCTCTACCTGTTGATGCTGGCGGTGCCGATGCTCGCCGTGCTCCGGGCCTATGGCAGCGGCAGGGGCCTGTCGGTGTTCGGCATCGAAGTGCTCGCCGGTGGCGGCGAGCGCATTCCAGAGCTGATGGCGCCTGCCAATGCCGCGCACGGCCTTCTCGGCTGGGCACTGCTGGCGCTAACGCTCGGACACATCGCCATGGCGCTCGCTCACGCCTACCTTTGGCGCGAACCTACGCTGACGCGCATGTTGCGCGGGCGCCCCGCCACGGTCGGCGTAGCCGAGTAG